The window tcacttttttttttttaattccattgACCCTTTGATAATTGATCGGTTCTTGTTAAACCGCCGGTTAATTTTGTCTGGATCCGTTGAATCTGATACTTTAGAATCCTCAGATAAAGTTGGAAAAGcttttatgctttttgtttaTACCTAACAACTTGCCATATACAAATAGAGTTTGATCTTTCCCACTCATGAGGTAGATAGTTCTGGTAAATTGCTTTTTTCATGGATGAGTTTACAATCTTAGCTAATTGATATATTAGCTAGAGTTTCATTCATGTGTTTTTGTTAGCCTATGTACTAAAAACTGGTTATGGGGTTTTTGTTATGTGAACTTGATAAGTGTGTTCATGTGCATAAATCTGATAATAGAGAGTGGAAGCTAAAGCCTTGCtgtgtttttttaatgtgatCATATGTTTGGCTGCAGTATGGAAGTTACCAAAGGGCAATACTTGCTGAAGATCTTACAAAGAAGTGGAAGCAAAACGTTTTCAATGCGTCGGTGAGAATTTCTTTAACCCTAGTTTTTGTTTACCTCTCGTTATATCGCTCGATGTTATAAGAGTCCCGCGTTGTTGCTTTCTACAGACGATAACTCCTTTGGAACATTGTCAATGGCTTAACAAGTTGCTCTCTGAAATTTGGCTAAACTTCATGAACAAGAAACTTTCTCTCAGATTTGCTTCCATGGTAGAGGTGAGTGAGCTTTTATTCTTAGCTCTGCTCTTTCTTATGCAAAATTTGTTTCTGCCCATATACTCGAGCTGTACATGATTCCTTGGGTCATTTAAGACAATAAAACATGAACTTTTGATCGCAGAAACGACTGAGACAACGAAGGTCAAGACTAATAGTAAGCAATCTCTCCCTTTTCCATGACACCTCCTGCTAATAAAAATTGGACACAGTGATGCTAATTTGTATCGGTTTTCgaaggaaaatatacaattgTTGGAGTTTTCTCTTGGCTCATGCCCTCCTTTGCTGGGACTCCATGGAACTTGTTGGTCCAAATCAGGGGAACAGGTTTGATTACTTTGATAGTTAAGTTGCAAAGATTTGAATAAATGGTTGGATTTTGATGTTTTACCTTTTGTGTTTTCCTTCTCTGGTGGTATAGAAAATTATGCGATTAGATTTCACTTGGGACACAACTGATCTAAGTATCTTGTTGCAAGCCAAGCTGTCCAAACCGTTTAATCGAACAGCACGGATCGTTGTCAACAGTCTTTGCATCAAAGGCGATGTAAGTGAAACCCGTATAACCTGCTAAAAGTAAATATTACTTTACATAGCCTTCTTCTTGGTTTATTTACTGTATCTTCTTGCAGATTCTGATCAGACCAATTCTTGAAGGAAAAGCATTGCTCTATTTCTTTGTATCGAACCCTGAAGTTAGAATCGGAGTTGCtttcggtggtggtggtggccaGTCTCTTCCCGCAACAGAGCTTCCCGGCGTCTCCTCTTGGCTGGTTCGTTTCCCACTTTCATATCTccagtacaatttttttttaccgtcATGAATAGTTTCAGTTACAAAAGTCCATTTTCAGGTCAAAATCCTAACAGAAACGTTGAACAAGAAGATGGTAGAGCCACGCCGGGGATGTTTCTCGTTACCTGCAACCGAACTTCACAAAACAGCCGTCGGGGGAATAATCTATGTAACCGTAGTCTCTGGTAGCAATCTTCACCGCAGTGTTCTTCGCGGAAGCCCCTCGAGAAGTTCCGATATTGCAGAGGGTAGCAGCGGAAacagcagcaacagcagcagtaGCAAACCTGTTCAGACATTTGTTGAAGTCGAACTCGAACAGCTTTCTCGACGAACCGAGATGAAATCAGGACCGAATCCAGCTTATCAATCAACGTTTAACATGATTTTACACGACAACACAGGGACACTTAAGTTTAATCTCTATGAGAACAATCCTGGGAGTGTAAGATACGACAGTCTCGCTAGCTGTGAAGTTAAGGTAAATTAATGAATAAACAAGGACATTTTAAGTTAGTTGTTGTTACTGGCCGTTACATGTTTgttcatctttctctctttggaaTGTACAGATGAAATACGTAGGTGATGATTCAACAATGGTCTGGGCCGTTGGATCTGATAACGGTGTGATTGCGAAACACGCTGAGTTCTGTGGTCAAGAAATCGAGATGGTTGTTCCGTTTGAAGGAGTTAGCTCCGGCGAGGTAGATGATACAATTTCTTCTTTATGTATTACTACTCCATGAACTTCTTTACTCATTTTGGCCAATTCActttatttgtgtgtttttgctCTATAGCTGACCGTCAGGCTACTTCTAAAAGAATGGCATTTCTCTGATGGCTCACATAGCTTGAATAGCGTTCATTCGAGTTCTTTACACTCCCTCGACAGCTCCTCTACTCATCTCTCCAAAACCGGCCGGAAGATTATTGTGACTGTTTTGTCTGGAAAGAACCTTGTTTCTAAAGATAAGTCCGGCAAATGTGATGCCTCTGTGAAGTTACACTACGGAAAAGTAAGTAAATCTTTTACATGATTTTGCTCTAAATGGCCGCTGAACGATCTTTAAATCTTAAATGTTATTGAATGTTGTGTAGATTATACAAAAGACGAAGATTGTTAACGCAGCAGAGTTTGGCTGGAACCAGAAATTTGAGTTTGAAGAGTTAGCAGGAGAAGAATATTTAAAGGTGAAATGCTATAGAGAAGAGATGCTTGGCACGGACAACATTGGTACAGCTACATTGAGTCTTCAAGGGATCAATAACAGTGAAATGCATATATGGGTTCCGCTTGAAGACGTTAATTCTGGAGAAATAGAGCTTTTGATCGAAGCTGTGGCTCCTGAGTACAGCGAAGTAAGTGTTTGACAAACATCACTCTGCCTCCTCCTTTTGCCTCTCTGATTGTTTACGCTTTTTTCTGGTTTAATCGCAGGCAGATTCTAGTAAAGGCTTGATTGAATTGGTTCTTGTTGAAGCGCGAGATCTTGTGGCTGCGGATCTTAGAGGAACCAGTGATCCTTATGTTAGAGTTCAATatggagagaagaaacagagaacaaaGGTACTAGAGCAATTGTTTGGACTCAGAAAAGACATTTTAAAGAGATAGGAAACAAAACTTAAGAGATTTTGTTGTTTCCAGGTGATATTTAAGACATTGCAACCGAAATGGAACCAGACAATGGAGTTTCCAGATGATGGGAGCTCCTTGGAGCTACATGTCAAAGACCATAACACTCTACTTCCGACATCAAGTATAGGTAACTGCATCGTGGAGTACCAAGGGCTAAAGCCAAACGAGACTGCCGATAAGTGGATACCTCTCCAAGGAGTGACACACGGCGAGATCCATGTCAGAGTCACGAGGAAAGTCAAGGAGGTTCAGAGACGCGCCAGCGTGGATTCTGGCTCCCCGTTTAACAAAGCTCTGTTGTTGTCCAACCAAATGAAGCAGGTTATGATAAAGTTTCAGAATTTGATTGACGATGGAGATCTTGAAGGTCTTGCTGAAGCTTTAGGAGAGCTGGAAAGTTTGGAGGACGAACAAGAAGAGTATTTGGTCCAGCTTCAGACAGAGCAAATGCTGCTTATCAACAAGATCAAAGACCTTGGCAAAGAGATTCTTAACTCTTCTCCGGTTCAAGCACAGATTCATTCCCCATCTCGATCAGGGTCAGGTTCGGGGACAGGATCGTATAGCCGGAGATTACCCGCACCAATGTAGTCACTTGTTTTCTCATCAAACAATCATCTATAATGTATATAGATAGATATCTAGTGCATTGGATTAAATGTTCAGAGAGAGTTGATCCCTTGTTACAAAGTTAGAAACATCAAGCTGTAAGTTTCTTTTTATTCCCATTGTTATTCAGTAACAATAAAGACAGTTGTAATTGTTTGTAAACAGTTTTTTTCTGTGTCTAGTCTGATCAATAATTTACAGAAAACTACAGAAGCAAAATGGTTTTTACTCTGAAGTGTTATCCAGTCTGCTCATCACAGTAAGATATTTTTCACATTAATAACTTCTCTTTCCCACAATAAGTTGCAAAAGGCTAAATGACTCAAAGGTAAGATTCCTAGCTTGTAAATTTAGCCTTAAGAATAAATCCACGGAATGGGAGCATGTTTGTTCAAAGAGTAACCGGTGATCATCAGATGATGAATAAACCGGACAAAACCATAATTATTACATCATACATGAGGGATCAAGTAACATCATGGCGTAATACAGCTTTAGATGACTAAGTCATTGTGTGAGATTACAAATGCATATGATCCCGAGTTAACCCCTACGGCTCTACTAGTAACTGTGAAAATGGCGGTTACAAAAGGGGATAGAAATTACGTGGCCTACGCAGAACCAGCGGGGACAGCTGCTGCATTGGAGCTAGGCTGAACCGAAGTGGCTGGAGTGGTGCTCAAGCTCCGATCTTTCGGCTCGGGTGCAACAATGGGAACTGAAGCTCCGGATTGTGAAAGAGAGGTTTTTGCAGCCGCATCTAGAGCGGGTATCTGGTGCTGATTCAAGTTAGCCAAATCATTTACAACGCTGTGAAGTTGTTGTAGCCTGTAATCTGTCTCGGGCCGCCGACAAATCTTCCTCAAGGGAACAATTTCCTGCTGGGAGCAAAGAAATCCAAAATAGGTGAGTGAGAAACCAAATGGAGCTGATGGGTAAACAAAATGATAAGAGATAGCGAGAAAGATGATCGTCCAACCTCGGACTGGTCGTGGCTGTAACGCACCAAGAACCTACAACGACAACCTCTGACatcatgtcttcttctttgtgcgTCAAGAACAGTGGCATCAAAGTAAAGAGCTTGATCTTTTCCTTCCTGAAgatgttataaaataaatcctgtCAGGGATAAACTTACATGACACCTATCATTAAATGCTTAGAGGACAAAGTTCTAAACCTGGAAACAAAGTACGAGATCTCCGGCAAGAACTGCAACACATTCTGATGCTTCACATGGGAGAGACCGTTGCCTTACGTGCTTTTTGACGTTTAtccattcatcttcttcaacttcaaaaCCCGCGAACCGAACTTGCACTTCCTGAAAGActcaaaagaaagatttgttgTTAGCAAAACTAGGAAGGGGAACAAAGAAGTCACCTagaaatttgttagaaattACCGGATCACCAATCTCCAAGTTTCTATGAGCTAGGAAAGCTTGCACATCATACCTGTAAGTAAGCAAGAGAGATACATATCAGAGAAAAGCAGGGGAATGTACATAAGTCAGTCAAAATTACTGAAGACCAAATGCAAGGGAATCACCATGCACCATCCCTGGCAGATTTGGCTTCAAATTCCAAGTAGGAGTTGTCTGAACCACTCCTCATGACACCAGGAACTATGAGAAAAATTAGTAAACAGTTACGAAAGTGGCATCTATGCAATATACGCCACACTGATCTAGACTCATggacaagaaaataaaactgaatAATCCAATGAAACCTATCTAAATACATAAGCTTCGCAACCTATTTGACTGCGAGTAAAATATATAAGGCACCTAAAATACCGGAAGGGGCAGGAGTCATGCCGGGTAGATTTGCAGTCATATGAGTGGTTTTAGGAGCGGCTAATGGTTGCATCACATTTCTCATCTGATTTGGTAAATCCATACGCGGCATGGAAGATACATTTAGCTTCCCAGGAGCTTTATTTCCCCTTGCTCTCAAAGCATACCGCCTATTTTGGAACCAGTTCCAAATCTACGATGCATTAAAACAACAATCCAattaagtaaaaagaaaaacaattccaACAAACTCTGTCAAGAAAAACACAGGAATCGAGAATGAAAAGACCAGTACTTGCTTGAATTGCACAACAATTTTCCCCTTCCGCTCAGGTGATTCActgaaacagaaaacaaatgtaTCAGTCTTGAGATgataaaagacaaaagaagtGCTTTCAGACCATTGGAATTGAACTACAACAAAGTAAAATACCTAAACTTATCAGCAAGAGCTTCAAGAATATGTCGACCTGGCATTGCTGTATTATGCTGTAGCAAAATTGCTTCCATCTCATTCACCTTATAACATTAAACATCAGCCATAATTAACAAGATAAAACCTTTTCAGAGAACTGACAAAACCATACAACAAAAGACACATGGAAACACTTGTGAATAACTCCAATTAACAAAGTAGGAGCCAATAGAGTTCAGAACATACATCGAATTGCCTTCAAGTCTCGCATAAAGATTAACGCAAATTGCTCAAACAACAAGTCAAGTTTCTATTATAgctaattataaaaaaactcaactGATCTTCAGAATCTAAACCCTATCATGAACCCACAAACGAGACCCAAATCtaagaaaccaaaccaacccaaaaaaaaaacagatttttcaGCTCAGGGAGCTCAAAACCCCTCAAATTAACACCAAACACATCACATTACAAAGAAATCGAGATTAACCTCGGGTAGGATAAATCGAAAAGCCGGACCGCCATTACTGGGAGGTCGACCCATGGTAACTCCTTcgtctcaccaaaaaaaaagaataaaaattggTGGCAGAAACTGCCAAACTGGAATCGAACGGAGCTTATCTCACTTTGATTTTCGAATTCACGGTGAATCTCTCTAGTACACGGCCGGTGACCCAACGACAACGAATCCGGTTTTACTCAGACCCGACTCCGCCGCTTATATAACTTTTTCacttgtgtaattttttttttaacttaatccCTAGTAATGGGCTTTTAAAGCCCATTTTAAAGacccaaatatttaaaaacccaaaacaatcTTATCCATATGGTCGAGTAATCCAAACCAGCTTATCCGCCTGCTCTCAGTATCCCAAAAACAATGGCGAAGAAGACACTTCGCTGAAAGCTTTCTccagactttttttttgcagcGTGTCAATGGCTTTGGTTCCGCTTAATTTTACTGAAATGCCACTGAGAAGCTCTCTTCCTTTGACCTCGAGCTCTCGTTACTGTTCGTCTCCTTCGCTCCACGCATTGCTCTTCTATTCCTTGGGTGTGAAACCCTCGCGTCATCAAATCGTTCGGCCATTCTCCTCGCTCCGTACGAGTGAGCGTAGCAACAACAGGAGCCATAACAACCGTCGCTTGGATAATCGGAATCATAAACCTAGTCCTCCTTGGATCGATAAGTGGCCACCGTCATCCTCCGGAGCTGGCGGTGATCATTCCGGGAAGAAAGGTGGGGAAAACAACGGCGGGGCTAAAATTCGGTCGGCGGAAGAGGAAGCTGAAGCGAAACTTAGGTATTTGGAACGGGATAAAGGACAAAACGCGATTGATAGGATTGTTCTTCGGCTACGGAATTTAGGATTAGGTTcggatgatgaggaggatgtGGAAGATGACGAGGGAGGTGGAATTAACGGCGGAGATGTGAAGCCGGTGACTGGTGAAGAGAGATTGGGGGATTTGTTGAAGAGAGAGTGGGTGAGGCCTGATATGATGCTTGCTGAGGGAGAAGAGAGTGAGGAAGAGGATGAGGTGTTATTGCCATGGGAGAAGAATGAGGAAGAACAGGCGGCGGAGAGAgtagaaggagaaggaggagtGGCGGTGATGGCGAAGAGGAGAGCTAGAGCTCCATCACTGGCGGAGCTTACGGTTGAGGATTCTGAGTTACGGCGGCTGAGGAGGGATGGAATGTATTTGAGGGTAAGGATTAATATACCAAAAGCTGGGCTAACGCAGGCTGTGATGGAGAAGATTCATGATACGTGGAGGAAAGAAGAACTTGTGAGGCTCAAGTTCCATGAAGTGCTTGCTCGTGACATGAAGACGGCCCATGAGATAGTTGAGGTTAGTTAGTTCTTTTGCATAGTTCACTGATTACTTCATTGTAGCAGAGGTTTGTAAGATATTAGCTGAATTTGAGGTACAAAACATGATGCGAGATTATCTCTTGAGAACGGTTTTCATAATCTATTGAGAATTCGCTTCACAGAAGCGAAATGGTCCTTTACAGCTCAATTTAACTCTGTATTAGAATGGTCGTAGAGCTTTTATAAGAACAGTAGGAATTTTTTGGTTAATCTCTCTTGGGAACAATAACTTAGTTGTGAATAAGGTAACTTTGAGGTCTGGAAAAATTAGAGTGGATGGAGCTGAGCACGGCTGTTAGAATTCTTTTGAAGTAACAAGACTGTGCAGGAGATGCATGTTGAGGTTTGACAGAAAACTGATTAGCTTTACTCTGATGGGCAGCGCCGAACTGGTGGAATGGTGATATGGAGAGCCGGAAGTGTAATGGTGGTTTACCGTGGACTTGACTATCAAGGACCTTCTGTGGTCTCGAATCGAGTGGCCGGACCTAAAGAGACTCTTTTTGTCCCAGATGTATCATCTGCTGGCGATGAAGCAACAAATGCCAAAGATAACCAAAATCCACCTTTAGAAATCAGAGACCCGATCATCAAGAACCCTATTCGCAAGGAGAATAtgacagaagaagaaatcgaattTAACAATCTATTAGACAGCTTAGGCACACGTTTTCAAGAATGGTGGGGTACTGGGGTGCTGCCTGTGGACGCTGACTTACTACCGCCTACAATTCCTGGTTATAAAACACCTTTCAGGCTTCTGCCCACTGGGATGAGATCGAATTTGACCAATGCTGAAATGACAAATCTCAGGAAGATTGGTAAAACGCTCCCATGCCATTTTGCCCTTGGTAAGATGCTTTCTGATCCTAGATGTTTTTTTCCTAGATGGTTCTTCTGTTTAGTGTGCCTAGGTTTAAAACTTGAATATGCTCTTTCAGGCAGGAACAGAAATCACCAAGGATTGGCAGCTGCGATACTCCAGATCTGGGAGAAAAGTCTGATTGCAAAGATCGCTGTGAAGCGAGGTATCCAGAATACAAATAACAAACTGATGGCGGATGAGCTGAaggtctctcttttttttctctctctctaaagttCAATAATAGGGAAAAGGAAATACTAAGGCAGTCCatatattgataaataattGTAGAAAGTGTCTGTCATCCCCCTGAGCCCAGTTCTATGGATTTAGGACATTGAAATATTTACACGGGAAGGCTAAAATCTTTCATTAACTCTTGTCTTGTTACTATAGGCATTGACAGGAGGTGTCTTGCTGCTCAGAAATAAGTATTACATTGTAATATACCGTGGGAAAGACTTCCTTCCTTCAAGTGTTGCAGCTACTTTGGCAGAAAGACAAGAATTAACTAAAGAGATTCAAGATGTCGAAGAGAGGGTAAGAACTCGCGACATTGAGGCTATTCAGCCTGTTGGTGACATAGTACCGGCAGAAAGACAAGAATTAACAAAAGAGATTCAAGATGTCAAAGAGAGGGTAAGAACTCGCGACAATGAGGCTGTTCAGACTGTTGGTGAGAAAGTATCAGCAGAAGCTGGCACGCTGGCCGAGTTTTATGAGGCTCAAGCCCGATGGGGGAAAGAAATAACTCCAGACCATCGAGAAAAGATGATTGAAGAAGCTTCAAGGGTGGCAAATACGAGAGTTGTGAAAAGAATCCAGCACAAACTAAACCTTGTAAGTAGACTATTTTATCTCTGGTTGCTAATTTGTAACTTGAGGTCTATTGTGAGATGTCAGGTGGCAACTGTGATAGTTAGTCGCTATAAATGTATCTAACTTCTCTCTTGGTTTGTTTCAGGCCCAATCGAAATTTCAACGAGCAGAGAAACTGTTGTCCAAAATAGAAGCCTCTATGATTCCAAATGGACCTGATTATGATCAAGAGGTCATCTCCGAGGAAGAAAGAGCTATGTTCCGAAAAGTGGGGTTGAAAATGAAGGCATACTTACCCTTAGGTGAGTCCTGCTCTCTTAAGCATTGTTGATGTATCCTGTATGTGTGCAGTGAATAAGAGTTTGTAATAAAATGGAACATCTGTCGTCTTGTTATATGTATTAACTGTTTCTTTAACGTGGACCTAACAGGTATCCGTGGTGTTTTCGATGGAGTCATCGAGAATATGCATCTGCATTGGAAGCACAGAGAATTGGTGAAGCTTATATCAAAACAGAAGGTCCTTGCATTTGTTGAGGACACGGCTCGGTTACTTGAATACGAGAGCGGTGGAGTACTTGTGGCAATAGAAAAGGTTCCTAAAGGATTTGCTCTTATCTATTACCGTGGGAAGAATTACAGGAGACCCATTAGCTTGAGACCAAGAAATCTTCTGACAAAAGCAAAAGCATTGAAACGATCCATCGCAATGCAACGCCATGAGGTGGGAAATTCCTGAAGTTTTCTACACAAATTGTACTTATATTCATACAAGTTGCTTACTGAAACTTCTCTTTGGCGATTATTGCAGGCCCTTAGTCAGCATATCTCTGAACTGGAGAGAACAATAGAGCAAATGCAAAGCGAACTTGTAAGTGGTCTTTTTCAACGTTTAATATCCAGTATATAACGTTAATCTTCTGACACTATCAAGCTCCATTCGCTTTCGTGTTCTGCTCTGATTCACCTACCTGCTGGTTTTTGTAGACCGCAAAGAACCCGTCATACAATGAATCAGAATGGgagaacgaagaagatgatgatgatgatgacgaggaTGAGAAAGATGATGTGGAGGATAATGAGAGTGATTGGGACGAAAGTGATGGTGTTGAAGAAGCTGATAATTCATCTCGCTAAGCTGAAAGTGTTTTGACACATGCATTGTCCTATCTCAGGAGGTTGAAGCTGACGATGAGATATCACAGAAATGGTTCTTTACACTGATGAAAAAAGTAAGAAAGCAAGTGCTGATTCAGTATCGACGTGTGAGGTAAAGTCTCTTGTTGCAGCGATCACAAAATCTTCGGAGTTCAAAAAGCAGAGCCTGTTGCCTTTCAGCCTAACCCGTGGGGGAAAAAATAGcatctatatatagtttttgtctTCCAATACATTTTAAAGTTTTGCCAGTGTAtcatcattatattaaaaactattgTAATTCAATCAAATGTATGTATATTAGGAAGGTAGCGCCCATGTCGTAAGTCTCTCGACTAGGTATGTACTGCCTTAGTGATCTTAAGAACATTTGCATACTGAATCCATTAATACTGAGGAATGTTGCTCTGGCCGGTCGGTCTAGCCGTGTAGCAGTTGCATGATCCTACAGTTGCGTACTTAGTCGTACACTTTAAAGTTTGGCTAAGATCCAAAATATGATATCTTTGGGTGATGTAGACGTTACATCAGTGTCAAGTTGACATGCGACATAATCATATATTCATAGCCGTAATTGTGAAAGCAAAGTTTCAAATCGACTACTCGAGCATCAAGATCTCTGGTGcttcaccaacccatgcattatctctctctctagtccCATAAAATCAAATGGAAATCTAAAATGTCCAGTCCAAACCAATGAGAGCTGATAATATTCATTTGGATATTTTGGGGTTCCTTTGCTCTGCTTTTAATTTACATGCTCAAACCGGCCCATGTACTAGcatttatacataaaataaaataagatacaaaGGCTAATCATAAGACGTTTCTTTCTCCCCTTTTCATGGATGAAGAAAAAGGACGTAGACATGCATGAGAAGACTTTTCCCTACTTTCACATAAAAGATACACTAATTAATTTACTTGATCCCATAAATGatctatgtgtgtgtgtgtgtaaatgATACAATTGATAAAATTGGCGGAGATTACATAAGAACAAGTAggaaatttcaaattatatatacgtGATTTGAATCCCTTCACCATATGGAGTCCATATTAAACGCTTCCTCTTGCGGTTGAGGTTGCACGTGAGACGAACTTGAACCATTTTGCATAGTATTGGAGCCTCCTTGTTGAAGAGAAGATGGATTGAAATTGGGAATCATCTCTTTTGGGAAACCATAAGTGTTCCTAATTTGGAAAGCCTTGAGCAACAGAGAGTTGATTGGAGATAAAGGCGGACCAAGCAGACTTGTTGTCCAAGAAGGAAGATTAGTACTAGCCATGTTCATGTTCATGTTGACACCAGCCGTACTTGTAGAATTGTCTTCTGAATAAACATTGCGTTGCGAATATTGATGGATATGATTATTGTAATCGATGGTTGATGAGTTTGAATTCAAATTCGGAATCTCGATATCTTCAAATTCATTTGCCATTGATGAATTCGCATCGCATGGAGATCCAAAAGATGGTTGTGAAGAttgaggttgttgttcttgtgcTTTCTTCGTTGCCGTGCTCTTTTCGAAAACCCTACACACAACCCATTCCTCCTGAAAATTCATAGAATCaagattatttattaattttttaaaaaaccaactatttatgatttttactttttaagcAGGTGTATAATTAAGTGGGTTATTATAGGATGTACGAGTCGAAGCATGTGTCAAGACTCAAGACACAAGACACAAGACTCAAGAGTATAAAACCCATGGTCCATTTTATTTAAACAAGACTGTTTCATATATTAGGGTCTATAGAATACATATGTatcatgatatatattaatatatatatatgcgttgtcagaacttttatttttgggttttaaaaagtGCATATTAATCTACAAATTAACTACGTATGTACCTTATTTGTGGGGTTGAAGGGTTGTTTGCTCTCAAGTCTGTACTCATGCATAACCCAATTGCTTTTCTCACCTTTGGGAGCTCTTCCTTTGtagaaaactagggttttcttcATCCCAACCAACACTCCACTTCGGTATATCTCTTTATCTTTTCCGGTGGTTTTCCAATATCCGGCTTCTGTTGCCCGGTTTGTCCTCAAACCGGTTGGATATTTTCGGTCCCTTTGGCTGAAGAAATAccactctttctctcccattgAAGCCTTGGCTGCACATGTACACGTACATTATTTTGATACCATTAGCATAGCCGCATATATATGTATGGGCTAATTTTAATTAGTAATCGCCTCAGATGACATCACAATGAGCCTACGTATATACATACTATCAATTCTCTGGATAAATGTAATATAATGATCCaagtataatattaattaaccaaCTAgctagaaaattatatatatggtatcTATTCTCCACATGTTTGGTAGGCTAGATACACCTGTATATAAACGTAGTTAGAAATGAAATATATGGTCGCTGAAATAAACTATGgtttcatttatataagttaTATTAAGTGGTATATAATGCACGTTATtagtctatatatattgttatataagCGTATATTATCTCTTCTAGTGATGTTTTATGGTATGTCGTATGACTAATCCATTTTCATCCTATTTGCTGGAGACATGATTGGTTgattttacatataatattttatactctatgttttctaaattaattttttgaaaatccataGACAAATAATATAGAACAGATATAGCATACCCACATATATATTCTTATCCCCAAAACTATGTTGGACAAATTAGGGAACACAAGTTATTTGGATATGATATAAACACGGGCGAACAGTATAAAAGAAACATCTTATAATGATTATCAAAGTATCTTTACCTGGCAAATCCCAAGGTTCACACTTGTTAAGATCAACGTCGACGACAGCTTTACCGGTGAATCCTGTATCGGAGACTTTCCGACCTAGATAATGCGTTATGAGCTCCTCGTCTGTAGGATGAAATCTGAACCCTGGAGGAAGattatcttccattttttttttgtcgtctaacTCGAGGcaacaaaaatatgaagaatggttctcctctctctcctgaagaagacgaaggagatTGACTGCCAAAAGCTTTTCAATAATTAATGTGACATAGATGGggtttatatacatataaataattatataac is drawn from Camelina sativa cultivar DH55 chromosome 1, Cs, whole genome shotgun sequence and contains these coding sequences:
- the LOC104783383 gene encoding protein SAWADEE HOMEODOMAIN HOMOLOG 2 isoform X3 is translated as MGRPPSNGGPAFRFILPEVNEMEAILLQHNTAMPGRHILEALADKFSESPERKGKIVVQFKQIWNWFQNRRYALRARGNKAPGKLNVSSMPRMDLPNQMRNVMQPLAAPKTTHMTANLPGMTPAPSVPGVMRSGSDNSYLEFEAKSARDGAWYDVQAFLAHRNLEIGDPEVQVRFAGFEVEEDEWINVKKHVRQRSLPCEASECVAVLAGDLVLCFQEGKDQALYFDATVLDAQRRRHDVRGCRCRFLVRYSHDQSEQEIVPLRKICRRPETDYRLQQLHSVVNDLANLNQHQIPALDAAAKTSLSQSGASVPIVAPEPKDRSLSTTPATSVQPSSNAAAVPAGSA
- the LOC104783383 gene encoding protein SAWADEE HOMEODOMAIN HOMOLOG 2 isoform X2 translates to MGRPPSNGGPAFRFILPEVNEMEAILLQHNTAMPGRHILEALADKFSESPERKGKIVVQFKQIWNWFQNRRYALRARGNKAPGKLNVSSMPRMDLPNQMRNVMQPLAAPKTTHMTANLPGMTPAPSGILVPGVMRSGSDNSYLEFEAKSARDGAWYDVQAFLAHRNLEIGDPEVQVRFAGFEVEEDEWINVKKHVRQRSLPCEASECVAVLAGDLVLCFQEGKDQALYFDATVLDAQRRRHDVRGCRCRFLVRYSHDQSEEIVPLRKICRRPETDYRLQQLHSVVNDLANLNQHQIPALDAAAKTSLSQSGASVPIVAPEPKDRSLSTTPATSVQPSSNAAAVPAGSA
- the LOC104783374 gene encoding extended synaptotagmin-1-like, coding for MGRRIKRKGFINTEAAREFVNHLVAERHSLLLLVPLVLAFWAIERWVFAFSNWVPLVVAVWAALQYGSYQRAILAEDLTKKWKQNVFNASTITPLEHCQWLNKLLSEIWLNFMNKKLSLRFASMVEKRLRQRRSRLIENIQLLEFSLGSCPPLLGLHGTCWSKSGEQKIMRLDFTWDTTDLSILLQAKLSKPFNRTARIVVNSLCIKGDILIRPILEGKALLYFFVSNPEVRIGVAFGGGGGQSLPATELPGVSSWLVKILTETLNKKMVEPRRGCFSLPATELHKTAVGGIIYVTVVSGSNLHRSVLRGSPSRSSDIAEGSSGNSSNSSSSKPVQTFVEVELEQLSRRTEMKSGPNPAYQSTFNMILHDNTGTLKFNLYENNPGSVRYDSLASCEVKMKYVGDDSTMVWAVGSDNGVIAKHAEFCGQEIEMVVPFEGVSSGELTVRLLLKEWHFSDGSHSLNSVHSSSLHSLDSSSTHLSKTGRKIIVTVLSGKNLVSKDKSGKCDASVKLHYGKIIQKTKIVNAAEFGWNQKFEFEELAGEEYLKVKCYREEMLGTDNIGTATLSLQGINNSEMHIWVPLEDVNSGEIELLIEAVAPEYSEADSSKGLIELVLVEARDLVAADLRGTSDPYVRVQYGEKKQRTKVIFKTLQPKWNQTMEFPDDGSSLELHVKDHNTLLPTSSIGNCIVEYQGLKPNETADKWIPLQGVTHGEIHVRVTRKVKEVQRRASVDSGSPFNKALLLSNQMKQVMIKFQNLIDDGDLEGLAEALGELESLEDEQEEYLVQLQTEQMLLINKIKDLGKEILNSSPVQAQIHSPSRSGSGSGTGSYSRRLPAPM
- the LOC104783383 gene encoding protein SAWADEE HOMEODOMAIN HOMOLOG 2 isoform X1 produces the protein MGRPPSNGGPAFRFILPEVNEMEAILLQHNTAMPGRHILEALADKFSESPERKGKIVVQFKQIWNWFQNRRYALRARGNKAPGKLNVSSMPRMDLPNQMRNVMQPLAAPKTTHMTANLPGMTPAPSGILVPGVMRSGSDNSYLEFEAKSARDGAWYDVQAFLAHRNLEIGDPEVQVRFAGFEVEEDEWINVKKHVRQRSLPCEASECVAVLAGDLVLCFQEGKDQALYFDATVLDAQRRRHDVRGCRCRFLVRYSHDQSEQEIVPLRKICRRPETDYRLQQLHSVVNDLANLNQHQIPALDAAAKTSLSQSGASVPIVAPEPKDRSLSTTPATSVQPSSNAAAVPAGSA